Proteins encoded together in one Streptomyces sp. B1I3 window:
- a CDS encoding biotin/lipoate A/B protein ligase family protein: MHGEYKIPGGKLVVVDLDVQGGALRNVRVAGDFFLEPDEAILAIDAALEGAPAHMDTTALAARIDAALPAGTVMLGLTAEGVAVAAHRALSQAGEWREHDWQLIREGPQSPALHMALDEVITREVAAGRRPPTLRVWEWASPAVIIGSFQSLRNEVDPQGAARHGITVVRRISGGGAMFVESGNTITYSLSVPASLVAGLSFADSYAHLDAWVLQALGDMGINAWYQPLNDIATDVGKIAGAAQKRMVGPDGGPGAVLHHVTMSYDIDADKMLDVLRIGKEKMSDKGTASAKKRVDPLRRQTGLPRETVIDRMVESFRDRYGLTDGRVGDEELARAEELAVSKYSSERWTARVP; this comes from the coding sequence GTGCACGGTGAGTACAAGATCCCGGGCGGCAAGCTCGTCGTCGTCGACCTGGACGTCCAGGGAGGCGCTCTGCGGAACGTGCGGGTGGCCGGCGACTTCTTCCTGGAACCGGACGAGGCCATCCTCGCCATCGACGCGGCCCTGGAAGGGGCTCCGGCCCACATGGACACCACCGCTCTCGCGGCCCGCATCGACGCAGCCCTTCCCGCCGGCACGGTGATGCTCGGTCTGACCGCCGAGGGCGTCGCCGTGGCCGCGCACCGCGCACTGTCGCAGGCCGGCGAGTGGCGGGAGCACGACTGGCAGCTCATCCGGGAGGGACCGCAGTCCCCCGCTCTGCACATGGCGCTGGACGAGGTCATCACCAGGGAGGTCGCCGCGGGCCGCAGGCCGCCCACGCTGCGGGTCTGGGAGTGGGCCTCGCCCGCGGTGATCATCGGGAGCTTCCAGTCCCTGCGCAACGAGGTCGACCCACAGGGCGCCGCCCGCCACGGCATCACCGTCGTGCGCAGGATCTCCGGGGGCGGGGCCATGTTCGTGGAGAGCGGCAACACCATCACGTACTCGCTGTCGGTACCCGCTTCCCTCGTGGCCGGCCTGTCCTTCGCCGACTCCTACGCCCATCTCGACGCCTGGGTCCTCCAGGCACTCGGCGACATGGGCATCAATGCCTGGTACCAGCCGCTCAACGACATCGCCACCGATGTCGGCAAGATCGCCGGCGCCGCCCAGAAGCGGATGGTGGGCCCGGACGGCGGGCCGGGAGCCGTCCTCCACCACGTCACCATGTCCTACGACATCGACGCCGACAAGATGCTGGACGTCCTTCGCATCGGCAAGGAGAAGATGTCGGACAAGGGCACCGCGTCCGCCAAGAAGCGCGTCGATCCCCTGCGGCGGCAGACGGGCCTGCCGCGCGAGACGGTCATCGACCGCATGGTGGAGTCCTTCCGCGACCGGTACGGGCTCACCGACGGGCGGGTCGGTGACGAGGAACTGGCGCGCGCCGAGGAGCTGGCCGTCAGCAAGTACAGCAGTGAGCGATGGACGGCGCGCGTGCCGTGA
- a CDS encoding LacI family DNA-binding transcriptional regulator, whose product MARPRIKDVARHAGVSEKTVSNVINDYVHVSDRTRRVVRESIEHLGYRVNLAGRHLRKGRTGIIALVVPELDVPYFAELARHVIREAERCSLTVLIHQSGADREHELAALAGFGSDFVDGIILSPLALTADDLRERTGAPPTVLLGELLEEGADHVAIDNEKAAREATEHLIALGRRTVLAVGGRDHDAGLGTAEARTRGYRAALAAAGIACGPDSLLPVGSFRMPDGAEAVAGALAAGARPDALLCFNDQLALGALRALHEHGLRVPEDVAVVGFDDVEGGRFSVPTLSTVAPDKAAVAKVAVELLRRRIAEAARSPDPVDAAQPGGAPEDRIVAHRLVLRESTEGQRGGPRR is encoded by the coding sequence CGGCCCAGGATCAAGGACGTCGCACGGCACGCGGGGGTGTCGGAGAAGACGGTGTCCAATGTGATCAACGATTACGTCCATGTCTCCGACCGGACCAGACGTGTGGTGCGCGAGTCCATCGAGCACCTCGGATACCGGGTCAACCTGGCAGGCCGTCACCTGCGCAAGGGCCGCACCGGCATCATCGCGCTCGTCGTGCCCGAGCTCGACGTCCCGTACTTCGCCGAGCTCGCACGCCATGTCATCCGTGAAGCCGAGCGGTGTTCGCTGACCGTGCTGATCCACCAGTCCGGCGCGGACCGCGAGCACGAGCTCGCGGCGCTGGCCGGCTTCGGCTCGGACTTCGTCGACGGCATCATCCTCAGCCCGCTCGCCCTGACCGCCGACGACCTGCGCGAGCGCACCGGCGCACCGCCGACCGTGCTGCTCGGAGAGCTGCTGGAGGAGGGGGCCGACCATGTCGCCATCGACAACGAGAAGGCCGCCCGCGAGGCCACCGAGCACCTGATCGCCCTCGGGCGCCGTACCGTCCTGGCCGTGGGCGGACGGGACCACGACGCGGGCCTGGGGACCGCCGAGGCGCGCACCCGCGGTTACCGGGCCGCCCTGGCCGCGGCGGGCATCGCCTGCGGACCGGACTCGCTGCTTCCCGTCGGCTCCTTCCGGATGCCGGACGGCGCCGAGGCGGTGGCCGGGGCTCTTGCCGCCGGGGCCCGTCCCGACGCGTTGCTGTGCTTCAACGACCAACTCGCCCTGGGGGCTCTGCGGGCGCTCCACGAGCACGGCCTGAGGGTGCCCGAGGACGTCGCCGTCGTGGGCTTCGACGACGTGGAGGGCGGCCGGTTCAGCGTGCCGACCCTGAGCACCGTCGCCCCGGACAAGGCGGCGGTCGCCAAGGTCGCCGTGGAGCTCCTGCGCCGGCGCATCGCCGAGGCGGCCCGGTCACCGGACCCGGTGGACGCCGCACAGCCCGGCGGCGCCCCCGAGGACCGTATCGTGGCGCACCGCCTCGTGCTGCGTGAGAGCACCGAAGGTCAGCGCGGGGGCCCCCGGCGCTGA